One genomic window of Manihot esculenta cultivar AM560-2 chromosome 16, M.esculenta_v8, whole genome shotgun sequence includes the following:
- the LOC122722099 gene encoding uncharacterized protein LOC122722099 → MAVEERFTVVLTYENKTDSLYNVPIARYSYISLLSDVYKLFNIAASFVSFVTGSGMSVENDDDLMLAFELYKRSHKLPLTVHVKGVPLNTEMSDDDDDDDDVCIIGESSDTGEGSNLGEGGNTVEDINLDDALGRKTPPLNRDVSTRGRGRSVPLRGKGGRSSFTRGRGIRQESVSESGQLGGGANESPQIDSESDVSFNESEVGDDLPEEVIFDNEISTEESDGLSGYASDNDKEVEDSENESYDPNNRKKKYIDPYHGMYDHPFQHNEGEEILFKEGQVFKDIVTLRNAMRDYAIKGGYDITRVKNDSTRLTAKCSSTGCPWRFHASVLSDQVTFMVKTLHDEHTCIRPLRNENLNSNTKWIVEKLREKLRADPDMSYELMQHELMGKWGVEVPVWQLYRAKCKARDENMGMHCESFQKLKKYVHYLQTYNPGTVVKIQPAPRVNEDDPFVFQRIWIMFDAIKSGFENGCRPFIGLDGCHLKGPYGGIFLVAVILDGNRGVLPLAFSIVEAECGDSWTFFLENLYSCIGGGTDARPLTIMSDRQKGLIDAVKNIFPNASHRVCCRHLYMNFKKEFPGLMLRDDFWNAAKSTHSYEFWLHMKNLKPKRDQKPYDWLINIPFSQWTRHAFWPEAKCDNYTNNMTESFNAWIVKLRGLPIINIIESIRQKCMVRLHRRFVKAQTWEGIVTPRTKKVLNKIITASRFLKLLPGRNEEYEVHEGPCRFAVSLAKRTCSCGWWDISGLPCKHAARAIAYVRGNIEEFCHEYYTVQCYSRVYAGAIHPVPQTELEPDNEHPSMLPPPLRRQPGRPRKARKRDESEPPARGRRTSTVTCARCLQTGHNKRSCQYAAVGANMAASQKKRKHTTASSAGTSRGVNTNQVGSSGGPTI, encoded by the exons ATGGCTGTGGAAGAGAGATTTACTGTGGTGTTGACATATGAAAACAAAACCGATTCTTTATATAATGTCCCTATTGCAAGGTATTCGTACATATCCTTGTTGTCTGATGTTTATAAGTTGTTTAACATAGCTGCATCATTTGTTTCGTTTGTTACTGGTAGTGGGATGAGTGTAGAAAATGATGATGATTTAATGTTGGCTTTTGAGTTGTACAAACGTAGTCATAAATTGCCTTTGACTGTACACGTAAAGGGGGTCCCTCTGAACACTGAGATGTCtgatgatgacgatgatgatgatgatgtttgTATTATTGGTGAGAGCAGTGATACTGGTGAGGGTAGTAACCTTGGTGAGGGTGGTAATACTGTTGAGGATATTAACCTTGATGATGCCTTAGGTAGAAAAACTCCCCCATTAAATAGGGATGTGTCCACAAGAGGTAGGGGCAGGAGTGTGCCATTAAGAGGAAAGGGAGGAAGAAGCAGTTTTACTAGAGGTAGAGGGATAAGACAGGAAAGTGTTAGTGAAAGTGGGCAGTTAGGGGGAGGGGCCAATGAATCACCACAAATTGATTCTGAAAGTGATGTATCATTCAATGAAAGTGAGGTTGGAGATGATTTACCTGAAGAAGTTATATTTGACAATGAGATTAGTACTGAGGAGTCAGATGGGTTATCAGGTTATGCTAGTGACAATGACAAAGAGGTTGAAGATAGTGAGAATGAGTCTTATGATCCaaataatagaaagaaaaaatatattgatcctTATCATGGCATGTATGATCATCCCTTCCAACACAATGAAGGGGAAGAGATTTTGTTTAAAGAGGGCCAAGTTTTTAAGGACATTGTAACTTTGAGGAATGCAATGAGAGATTATGCTATTAAGGGGGGATATGATATTACAAGAGTTAAAAATGACTCTACTAGATTAACAGCTAAGTGTTCCAGTACAGGATGTCCCTGGAGGTTTCATGCATCAGTTTTGTCTGACCAAGTCACTTTCATGGTTAAGACTCTACATGATGAGCACACATGCATAAGACCattaagaaatgaaaatttgaattcaaacaCCAAGTGGATAGTAGAAAAACTTAGGGAAAAGCTGAGGGCAGACCCTGACATGAGTTATGAACTCATGCAGCATGAGTTGATGGGAAAATGGGGTGTGGAAGTTCCTGTGTGGCAATTATATAGAGCTAAGTGCAAGGCTAGAGATGAGAATATGGGCATGCATTGTGAAAGTTTCCAAAAACTTAAGAAATATGTCCATTATTTGCAAACATATAACCCGGGTACAGTTGTAAAAATTCAGCCAGCTCCAAGGGTTAATGAAGATGATCCTTTTGTTTTTCAAAGAATATGGATTATGTTTGATGCTATAAAGTCTGGGTTTGAGAATGGTTGTAGACCCTTTATAGGATTAGATGGTTGCCACTTGAAGGGTCCATATGGAGGGATTTTCCTAGTTGCAGTCATACTGGATGGAAATAGAGGTGTGCTACCTCTTGCATTTTCTATAGTTGAAGCAGAATGTGGTGATAGCTGGACATTTTTCCTAGAGAATCTTTATTCTTGCATTGGTGGAGGAACTGATGCTAGGCCTTTAACTATTATGTCAGATAGGCAAAAG GGACTCATTGATGCTGTCAAAAATATATTTCCCAATGCATCTCATAGAGTTTGTTGCAGGCATTTATACATGAATTTCAAGAAAGAGTTCCCTGGACTGATGCTCAGAGATGATTTTTGGAATGCTGCAAAGAGTACTCATTCTTATGAGTTTTGGCTTCACATGAAGAATTTGAAGCCCAAGCGAGATCAAAAGCCATATGACTGGTTGATCAACATACCATTCAGTCAATGGACTAGACATGCATTCTGGCCTGAAGCTAAGTGTGACAATTACACTAACAACATGACCGAATCATTCAATGCATGGATAGTGAAATTGAGAGGTTTGCCTATTATCAATATTATTGAATCTATTAGGCAGAAATGTATGGTTAGGTTGCATAGAAGATTTGTTAAAGCTCAAACATGGGAAGGGATAGTTACACCAAGAACAAAGAaagtattgaataaaatcattaCTGCCAGTAGGTTTCTTAAGTTGCTCCCTGGTAGAAATGAAGAGTATGAGGTTCATGAGGGTCCATGTAGGTTTGCTGTTAGTTTAGCTAAAAGGACATGCAGTTGTGGATGGTGGGATATAAGTGGTTTACCATGCAAGCATGCTGCTAGAGCAATTGCATATGTTAGGGGCAATATTGAAGAGTTTTGCCATGAATATTACACTGTGCAGTGCTATTCAAGAGTTTATGCAGGTGCCATACATCCTGTTCCTCAAACTGAGCTTGAACCTGATAATGAACACCCATCAATGTTGCCACCTCCTTTGAGGAGGCAACCAGGAAGGCCAAGGAAGGCTAGAAAGAGAGATGAGAGTGAACCACCAGCAAGAGGAAGGAGGACATCAACTGTCACTTGTGCTAGGTGCTTACAAACAGGCCACAATAAGAGAAGTTGTCAATATGCTGCTGTTGGG GCAAATATGGCTGCAAGTCAAAAGAAGAGAAAACACACTACTGCATCAAGTGCGGGGACTTCAAGAGGGGTTAATACTAATCAAGTGGGATCAAGTGGTGGACCAACTATCTAA
- the LOC122722149 gene encoding precursor of CEP14-like: MARSTAFSLIFLVIFPAFLSNIEGRKLLITNTEYDDVKKETAVDSSLFQALPKGTVPSSSPSKKGQATLNNEQLFQRHLASIDRILRSVPSPGVGH; this comes from the coding sequence ATGGCTCGTTCTACTgctttttctctcattttcttggTTATCTTTCCTGCATTTCTGTCAAACATAGAAGGGAGGAAGCTTCTGATAACTAATACAGAGTACGACGACGTCAAAAAGGAGACTGCAGTCGACTCGTCTCTGTTCCAAGCCCTTCCCAAGGGTACAGTTCCATCTTCTTCTCCTAGCAAAAAAGGTCAGGCCACCCTAAATAATGAGCAGCTTTTTCAGAGGCATCTCGCTAGCATCGATCGGATTCTACGGTCTGTTCCGAGCCCTGGTGTTGGCCATTGA